The following coding sequences lie in one Arachis hypogaea cultivar Tifrunner chromosome 4, arahy.Tifrunner.gnm2.J5K5, whole genome shotgun sequence genomic window:
- the LOC112797807 gene encoding pentatricopeptide repeat-containing protein At5g15300: MLVSSSYPKKSHQQDSFYKLPLIWKKCTNLQSLKQIHASMIVKGFTFNTTTSLTQLLFCTAMCTFGPTIHYARKVFDQIPEPDTFMWTTMIRGLAQGPDPLQAVVLYTKMAARKVSPDSFTFSFLIKACTRLLWVKTGSIIQGKVLRLGFGSNKFVRNSLLRFHADCGDLKIAHHLFDDGAKEDVVAWSALTAGYARRGDLQAARKLFDEMPERDLVSWNVMITGYAKGGDMKSARKLFDKVPERDVVTWSTMISGYVLGGMNKKALELFEMMMRIGVCPNEVTLLSILSGCADLGDLEIGEKIHEKILEMSAGELSILLGNALVDMYAKCGSIVKALEVFRSMRDKDVTSWNSAICGLAFHGHAKESIDLFREMQRTEFCPDAITFLGVLIACSHAGKVDEGCQFFDLMRIKYNIEPNIRHFGCIVDMLGRAGRLKEAFVFIASMKMKPSATIWRTLLGSCKVHGDVNLAKRANEELLKIRRDQSGDYVLMSNVYASQGDWDEAERVRKLMDDNGVRKNHGSSLVDSKREPNFITPPAHLSALL, translated from the coding sequence ATGTTAGTGTCTAGTTCGTATCCAAAGAAAAGCCACCAACAAGACAGCTTCTACAAGCTCCCACTCATATGGAAGAAATGCACCAACCTCCAATCCCTGAAGCAGATCCACGCCTCCATGATCGTCAAAGGCTTCACCTTCAACACCACTACTTCCCTCACACAACTCCTTTTCTGCACTGCAATGTGCACTTTTGGCCCCACAATACATTATGCACGCAAAGTGTTCGATCAAATTCCCGAACCAGATACTTTCATGTGGACCACCATGATCAGGGGTTTGGCTCAGGGCCCTGATCCCCTGCAGGCGGTTGTACTGTACACCAAAATGGCTGCACGTAAAGTGAGCCCCGATAGCTTCACTTTCTCTTTTCTAATCAAAGCTTGTACTAGGCTATTGTGGGTCAAGACCGGTTCTATTATTCAAGGGAAGGTTTTGAGGCTTGGATTTGGTTCTAATAAGTTTGTTAGGAATAGCCTTTTGCGTTTTCATGCTGATTGTGGTGATTTGAAGATTGCACACCATTTGTTTGATGATGGGGCAAAGGAGGACGTGGTTGCATGGTCAGCCCTTACAGCCGGGTATGCAAGGCGTGGGGATTTGCAGGCTGCGAGAAAGCTTTTTGATGAAATGCCAGAAAGGGATTTGGTTTCTTGGAATGTGATGATCACGGGGTATGCAAAGGGAGGGGATATGAAGAGTGCAAGAAAGCTTTTTGACAAGGTTCCTGAGAGGGATGTGGTTACTTGGAGCACCATGATCTCAGGGTATGTGCTTGGTGGTATGAATAAAAAAGCATTGGAGTTATTCGAAATGATGATGAGGATTGGGGTTTGCCCCAATGAGGTGACATTGTTGAGCATTTTGTCTGGTTGTGCTGATTTAGGAGATTTGGAAATTGGCGAGAAGATACATGAGAAGATCTTGGAGATGAGTGCCGGGGAGCTCAGCATTTTGTTGGGGAATGCTCTTGTGGATATGTATGCCAAGTGTGGAAGCATAGTTAAGGCGCTTGAAGTGTTCCGGTCGATGAGGGACAAGGATGTGACCTCATGGAACTCTGCCATCTGCGGATTGGCTTTTCATGGCCATGCCAAAGAGTCTATTGATCTATTCCGAGAGATGCAGAGGACAGAATTTTGTCCAGATGCAATCACCTTCCTTGGTGTTTTGATAGCTTGCAGTCATGCTGGGAAAGTGGATGAGGGTTGTCAATTTTTTGATCTTATGAGAATTAAGTATAACATTGAACCAAACATTAGGCATTTTGGGTGTATAGTGGACATGCTAGGGCGTGCCGGACGTTTGAAGGAAGCATTTGTCTTCATTGCATCAATGAAGATGAAACCTAGTGCAACCATTTGGAGGACCCTGCTTGGGTCTTGTAAAGTTCATGGAGATGTGAACTTGGCGAAACGTGCAAATGAAGAGCTGCTTAAGATTAGGAGGGATCAAAGTGGCGACTATGTTCTGATGTCTAATGTATATGCTTCACAAGGTGACTGGGATGAGGCTGAGAGGGTAAGGAAGTTGATGGATGACAATGGCGTAAGGAAGAATCATGGGTCTAGCTTAGTTGACAGTAAAAGAGAACCAAACTTTATAACACCCCCGGCACATTTATCAGCATTATTATAG